A single Longimicrobium sp. DNA region contains:
- a CDS encoding XdhC family protein gives MNEDLAVFAAAEEAAREGRPVVLATIVRCRGSTPRGVGSKMLVDPERGLTGTVGGGCGEAEVIEAAREVAATGAPRLLRIDLTEDLFSWSPAVCGGTFDVFLERV, from the coding sequence ATGAACGAAGACCTGGCCGTGTTCGCGGCCGCGGAAGAAGCGGCGCGCGAGGGAAGGCCCGTGGTGCTGGCAACCATCGTGCGGTGCAGGGGGTCCACGCCGCGCGGGGTGGGGAGCAAGATGCTGGTGGACCCCGAGCGCGGGCTCACCGGCACCGTGGGCGGCGGCTGCGGCGAGGCGGAGGTGATCGAGGCCGCCCGCGAGGTGGCCGCCACCGGCGCCCCCCGGCTGCTGCGCATCGACCTCACCGAGGACCTGTTCAGCTGGAGCCCCGCCGTCTGCGGCGGGACCTTCGACGTGTTCCTGGAGCGGGTCTGA